A genome region from Geodermatophilus bullaregiensis includes the following:
- a CDS encoding sugar phosphate isomerase/epimerase family protein: MRIALDPQMLRDVPLLELPDVVAGMGYEWIELSPREDFVPFFKHPRVDTATVRALRSRLADAGVGVTSLLPVMRWSGPGEVERQAAVRYWKRAIEICVELGVDTLNSEFNGRPEAPELAEAMFWRSMEELLPTFEREGVKLALEPHPDDFIELGHPAVDMVRGIDSPCVSFLYCLPHTFHQGDDAAGIIASAGDLLTHVHVADSMDHRASDGLRYITNPPGNTVRVHQHMELGRGDVDADEAFAALAGIGFDGVLTTCVFGWDDEARESGTRMLSAIRELVDKHFGGTALPGAGATGPGAGPSRPNLPQTPLPDDTAP; the protein is encoded by the coding sequence GTGAGGATCGCGCTGGACCCGCAGATGCTGCGCGACGTCCCGCTGCTCGAGCTGCCCGACGTGGTGGCCGGCATGGGCTACGAGTGGATCGAGCTCTCGCCCCGCGAGGACTTCGTCCCGTTCTTCAAGCACCCGCGGGTGGACACCGCCACGGTGCGGGCCCTCCGCTCCAGGCTGGCCGACGCCGGCGTCGGGGTCACCTCGCTGCTGCCGGTGATGCGCTGGTCGGGCCCGGGCGAGGTGGAGCGGCAGGCCGCCGTCCGCTACTGGAAGCGGGCGATCGAGATCTGCGTCGAGCTCGGCGTGGACACTCTCAACTCGGAGTTCAACGGCCGGCCCGAGGCGCCGGAGCTCGCCGAGGCGATGTTCTGGCGGTCGATGGAGGAGCTGCTGCCGACCTTCGAGCGCGAGGGCGTCAAGCTCGCACTCGAGCCGCACCCCGACGACTTCATCGAGCTCGGCCACCCGGCGGTCGACATGGTGCGCGGCATCGACTCGCCGTGCGTCAGCTTCCTGTACTGCCTGCCGCACACGTTCCACCAGGGTGACGACGCGGCCGGGATCATCGCCTCCGCCGGCGACCTGCTCACCCACGTGCACGTCGCCGACTCGATGGACCACCGTGCCTCGGACGGGCTGCGCTACATCACCAACCCCCCGGGCAACACCGTCCGCGTCCACCAGCACATGGAGCTCGGCCGCGGTGACGTGGACGCCGACGAGGCCTTCGCCGCGCTGGCGGGGATCGGCTTCGACGGCGTCCTCACGACCTGCGTCTTCGGCTGGGACGACGAGGCCCGCGAGTCCGGCACCCGGATGCTGTCGGCCATCCGCGAGCTGGTCGACAAGCACTTCGGCGGCACGGCGCTCCCCGGGGCCGGCGCGACCGGCCCTGGCGCCGGCCCGTCCCGGCCGAACCTCCCGCAGACACCGCTACCCGATGACACCGCACCCTGA
- a CDS encoding Gfo/Idh/MocA family protein: MTTAETSAGVLPAMAEVPAAELRVAVLGVGMMGADHVARLYSRISGVSVVSVSDAFTEKAEQVAAAVPGCRVVGDPLAAIADDDVDAVLIATPGQYHQEQVLACIERGKPVLCEKPLTMDAGSSLALVRAEDEYAARTGRRLVTVGFMRRFDPEYAELKALLDAGGLGEPLLVHCAHRNAAVPPHFTSEMMVSDSVVHEVDVARFLLDEEIAAVTVLRPRATRHAVAGQSDPLLVLFETTGGRMVDVECFVSTGVGYEVRTEVVGEDGSAMIGLDQSLVRQAGGASGATRSTSIAPDFRQRFGRAYDIELQRWVDAARRGEIDGPGAWDGYAAQAVCAAGVDALRTGRRTPVRLADREEVVR, encoded by the coding sequence GTGACCACCGCCGAGACCTCCGCGGGCGTCCTGCCGGCCATGGCCGAGGTCCCCGCCGCTGAGCTGCGCGTGGCCGTGCTCGGTGTCGGGATGATGGGTGCCGACCACGTGGCCCGCCTGTATAGCCGCATCTCGGGTGTCTCCGTGGTGTCGGTCAGCGATGCGTTCACCGAGAAGGCCGAGCAGGTGGCGGCCGCGGTGCCCGGTTGCCGGGTGGTCGGTGACCCGCTGGCCGCGATCGCCGACGACGACGTCGACGCCGTCCTCATCGCCACGCCGGGCCAGTACCACCAGGAGCAGGTGCTGGCGTGCATCGAGCGGGGCAAGCCGGTGCTGTGCGAGAAGCCGCTGACCATGGACGCCGGGAGCTCACTGGCCCTGGTGCGGGCCGAGGACGAGTACGCGGCGCGCACCGGCCGCCGGCTGGTCACGGTGGGCTTCATGCGCCGGTTCGACCCCGAGTACGCCGAGCTCAAGGCGCTGCTCGACGCCGGGGGGCTCGGCGAGCCGCTGCTGGTGCACTGCGCGCACCGCAACGCCGCCGTCCCGCCGCACTTCACCAGCGAGATGATGGTCAGCGACTCGGTGGTGCACGAGGTCGACGTCGCCCGGTTCCTGCTGGACGAGGAGATCGCCGCGGTCACGGTGCTCCGGCCGCGGGCGACCCGGCACGCCGTCGCCGGCCAGTCCGACCCGCTGCTGGTGCTGTTCGAGACCACCGGTGGCCGGATGGTCGACGTCGAGTGCTTCGTCAGCACCGGCGTCGGCTACGAGGTGCGCACCGAGGTGGTCGGCGAGGACGGCAGCGCGATGATCGGCCTCGACCAGAGCCTGGTCCGGCAGGCCGGCGGGGCGTCGGGCGCGACCCGCTCGACGAGCATCGCGCCGGACTTCCGGCAGCGCTTCGGCCGCGCCTACGACATCGAGCTGCAGCGGTGGGTCGACGCCGCCCGCCGCGGCGAGATCGACGGCCCGGGCGCGTGGGACGGCTACGCCGCCCAGGCGGTGTGCGCGGCCGGCGTCGACGCGCTGCGCACTGGCCGGCGCACCCCGGTCCGGCTGGCCGACCGGGAGGAGGTTGTGCGATGA
- a CDS encoding aldehyde dehydrogenase family protein, producing the protein MTEQSVLSTPAGAASPPTRLMLIGGNWVEAVDGEWREITSPGRRGHVLARVPRGNATDVDRAVAAAREAFSAWRDQHFKERQRVLLRIADALEGRAEELARVTAADTGNALRTQARPEAGLLVDLFRYFGGVAGEVKGTTLPAGASQLQYTRQEPLGVVGAILPWNSPLMIAGFKVPAALAAGNTIVLKAAEDAPLSILLMAEICEEVLPPGVLNVVTGTGRNAGNALVEHLGVDKISFTGSTEVGRGIAARAGERLAHLSLELGGKNPSIVFPGAVTDELIEGLVLSSRISRQGQSCTAGSRLYLHRDVHDEVLARLSERLGSMQVGNPLDESSDIGAVINETQFDSITDYLEDGLADPALHVEVGGLPPTSGPLAEGFFHVPTLFSGGDNSFRLAREEIFGPVVVAIAWTDVDDVVRMANDTAYGLGAYVWCQDIDLAITTAHRLEAGWVQVNQGGGQVVGQSYGGYKQSGIGREVSLEGMIAGFTQTKQVNVRLGHGATPAPRTGS; encoded by the coding sequence ATGACCGAGCAGAGCGTCCTGAGCACACCCGCCGGCGCCGCGTCCCCTCCTACCCGGCTGATGCTCATCGGTGGGAACTGGGTCGAGGCCGTCGACGGCGAGTGGCGGGAGATCACCAGCCCGGGCCGCCGCGGCCATGTCCTCGCCCGCGTGCCGCGCGGCAACGCCACGGACGTCGACCGCGCCGTCGCCGCCGCCCGGGAGGCCTTCTCCGCCTGGCGCGACCAGCACTTCAAGGAGCGCCAGCGGGTGTTGCTGCGGATCGCCGACGCCCTCGAGGGCCGTGCCGAGGAGCTGGCCCGGGTCACCGCCGCCGACACCGGGAACGCGCTGCGCACCCAGGCGCGCCCCGAGGCGGGGTTGCTGGTGGATCTGTTCCGCTACTTCGGTGGTGTCGCCGGGGAGGTGAAGGGGACGACGCTGCCGGCCGGGGCGTCGCAGCTGCAATACACCCGCCAGGAGCCGCTCGGGGTGGTCGGCGCGATCCTGCCGTGGAACTCGCCGCTGATGATTGCCGGCTTCAAGGTCCCGGCGGCGCTGGCCGCGGGGAACACCATCGTGCTTAAGGCCGCCGAGGACGCCCCGCTGTCCATCCTGCTGATGGCCGAGATCTGCGAAGAGGTCCTGCCCCCCGGTGTCCTGAACGTGGTCACCGGCACCGGACGCAATGCGGGCAACGCTCTGGTCGAGCATCTCGGTGTCGACAAGATCTCCTTCACCGGCTCCACCGAGGTAGGCCGCGGCATCGCCGCCCGGGCGGGGGAGCGGCTGGCCCACCTCTCGCTGGAGCTGGGCGGCAAGAACCCCTCGATCGTGTTCCCCGGTGCGGTGACCGACGAGCTCATCGAGGGTCTGGTGCTGTCCTCGCGGATCAGCCGGCAGGGCCAGAGCTGCACCGCCGGCTCGCGGCTGTACCTGCACCGCGACGTGCACGACGAGGTGCTCGCCCGGTTGTCGGAGCGGCTGGGGTCGATGCAGGTCGGGAACCCGCTGGACGAGAGCAGCGACATCGGCGCGGTGATCAACGAGACCCAGTTCGACTCCATCACCGACTACCTGGAGGACGGGCTGGCCGATCCCGCGCTGCACGTCGAGGTGGGCGGGTTGCCGCCGACCAGCGGGCCGCTGGCCGAGGGGTTCTTCCACGTGCCGACGCTGTTCTCCGGCGGTGACAACAGCTTCCGCCTGGCCCGCGAGGAGATCTTCGGTCCCGTGGTCGTCGCCATCGCCTGGACCGACGTCGACGACGTCGTCCGCATGGCCAACGACACTGCCTACGGGCTGGGAGCCTACGTCTGGTGCCAGGACATCGACCTGGCGATCACCACCGCGCACCGATTGGAAGCCGGGTGGGTGCAGGTCAACCAGGGCGGTGGGCAGGTCGTGGGCCAGTCCTACGGCGGCTACAAGCAGAGCGGCATCGGCCGGGAGGTGTCCCTCGAGGGCATGATCGCTGGCTTCACCCAGACCAAGCAGGTCAACGTGC